A single region of the Thermodesulfatator indicus DSM 15286 genome encodes:
- a CDS encoding metallophosphoesterase: MRFTKLKTFVVLLSLVYLAFLTTSCNLNDVLSQLESPANETSTEESTLFVHFADVHLADDQEVSEIFSGTIPPVETVQKAVNEALSYDPDVLIQTGDIVALADSKDLDTGEKWFQMAKQYIKDPVVDNGVPFLYAPGNHDRAGIKLDNVDITDPRYDNGLIFKYIDTDKEKSYYSYSEDNYLFIMLDPEEIPETGYRAVRLPEEQLDWLKTELEANKDKFIIISYHQPLGSWTEDSYSSFMDTIKPYKDDIILVAGHTHDNRVIYRDGIPEYQDGAICGDWWQTGKTPDGNPMGYAIYYIKDKKVQRFYKGIDKDKQINLLSPDDVVISGEVNAEFNVYYKDKEVDSVCYKIDNSPQGCFNLEKIETPQITWYHATGTIKALNIDDNLHKISVIVKTKTGEEYQKDIVCKFSDEKIMPISEIINDENFTNFYGRFVTVDAVVTAVMYSGNLLTLQDDTGSIVVWAGDCHHPEFQVGDKVKLRGQVTQFKGTKELKLVSSDDVEIYGHEDLENQVVELENIKQAYEQYDSLENKIVKTSGVITAVFGNLVFIQDDTQGIALWLGEITAPELYPGQVVTVQGGLSQYKGMVEIVPLNDEDLKITGEATVPEPKVISLAEIDQNYGTLVKVENLQITSVSSSKIVVTDGDNSITIYCGKAGFDPSSLLNVGDNISVTGVVGYYYSPQIYPRSVDDIIKL; encoded by the coding sequence ATGAGATTTACAAAATTAAAAACGTTTGTTGTTTTATTGTCTCTGGTTTATCTGGCTTTTTTAACCACCAGTTGTAATTTAAACGATGTTTTAAGTCAGCTAGAGAGCCCAGCCAATGAAACATCTACCGAAGAAAGCACTTTATTCGTACATTTTGCCGATGTCCATTTGGCAGATGATCAAGAAGTATCTGAAATTTTTAGTGGTACCATACCTCCTGTAGAAACTGTTCAGAAAGCTGTAAATGAAGCGTTAAGTTATGATCCAGATGTTTTAATCCAAACAGGAGATATTGTTGCCCTAGCTGATAGCAAAGATTTGGATACTGGTGAAAAATGGTTTCAAATGGCGAAGCAATATATAAAAGATCCTGTAGTAGATAATGGGGTTCCTTTTCTCTACGCTCCTGGCAATCATGATAGAGCTGGCATTAAGCTAGATAATGTAGATATTACCGATCCGAGATATGATAATGGATTAATTTTTAAGTATATTGATACAGATAAAGAAAAGAGTTATTATTCTTACTCAGAAGATAACTATCTTTTTATTATGCTTGATCCAGAAGAAATACCTGAAACTGGATATCGAGCTGTCCGTTTACCTGAAGAGCAATTAGACTGGTTAAAGACAGAATTAGAAGCTAATAAAGATAAGTTTATAATAATATCATATCATCAACCGTTAGGTTCTTGGACCGAAGATAGCTACTCAAGTTTTATGGATACTATTAAACCTTATAAAGATGATATTATTTTGGTAGCAGGCCATACTCATGATAATAGAGTCATCTATCGCGATGGCATTCCAGAATATCAGGATGGAGCCATTTGTGGTGATTGGTGGCAAACAGGGAAAACTCCTGATGGTAACCCCATGGGTTATGCTATTTATTATATCAAAGATAAAAAAGTACAACGTTTTTACAAAGGAATAGATAAAGATAAACAGATTAACCTTTTATCTCCCGATGACGTAGTTATAAGCGGAGAGGTTAATGCTGAATTTAATGTCTATTATAAGGACAAAGAAGTTGATAGTGTTTGTTATAAAATAGATAATTCCCCTCAGGGATGTTTTAATTTGGAAAAGATAGAAACTCCCCAAATAACTTGGTATCACGCTACTGGTACTATCAAAGCTTTAAATATTGATGATAATCTTCATAAAATCAGTGTAATTGTCAAAACTAAAACTGGCGAAGAATATCAAAAAGATATAGTTTGTAAGTTTTCTGATGAAAAAATTATGCCTATAAGTGAAATAATAAATGATGAGAACTTTACTAATTTTTATGGTAGATTTGTAACCGTAGATGCTGTTGTGACCGCTGTTATGTATAGTGGAAACTTACTTACTTTACAGGATGATACTGGAAGTATTGTGGTTTGGGCTGGTGACTGTCATCATCCGGAATTTCAAGTAGGCGATAAAGTAAAACTGCGCGGGCAGGTTACTCAGTTTAAGGGAACTAAAGAGTTAAAATTAGTTAGTTCAGATGATGTAGAAATATATGGACATGAAGATTTAGAAAATCAGGTTGTAGAGCTTGAAAATATTAAGCAAGCTTATGAACAATATGATTCTTTGGAAAATAAGATTGTTAAAACTAGCGGAGTTATTACGGCTGTATTTGGAAATCTTGTTTTTATTCAAGATGATACTCAGGGAATCGCTCTTTGGCTAGGTGAAATTACTGCTCCAGAATTATATCCTGGCCAAGTAGTTACTGTTCAAGGAGGCTTAAGTCAATATAAAGGTATGGTAGAAATAGTTCCTCTAAATGATGAAGATTTAAAAATTACAGGAGAAGCAACAGTTCCTGAACCTAAAGTTATTTCTCTTGCTGAAATAGACCAAAATTACGGTACACTAGTAAAAGTAGAAAATCTCCAAATTACTTCTGTTTCTTCAAGTAAAATAGTTGTTACCGATGGAGACAATTCTATTACTATCTATTGCGGCAAGGCAGGATTTGATCCTTCTTCACTTCTAAATGTTGGAGATAATATCTCTGTAACCGGTGTGGTTGGGTACTATTATTCTCCTCAGATTTATCCAAGATCTGTTGATGATATAATCAAATTGTAA
- a CDS encoding transglutaminase-like domain-containing protein: MRRSLFLALMLVFVLSSWSLAAKTYLLKTEVQVEPISKARLIELWVPIPLEDNFQKIESIKVKAPGPYEIMKEKEYGNKFLHMAWESALPKGAKLEIEVKLTRQEVSPRPWKKDIPLRLLLPDQLVPVETFESMAKEIAGDKKDPVAKLRAIYDYVITHMKYQKTGTGWGRGDAIWACNNRRGNCTDFHSLFMGLARAQGIPALFQMGLPVPSNGGLIKGYHCWLLTFPDGMLYGIDASEAAKHPEKREYFFGHLCDSRIALTQGRDILLAPAQHGPRLNFIYKAYLEVDLKPSPKKVKTTYKVEIVK, encoded by the coding sequence ATGAGAAGAAGTTTGTTTTTGGCGTTGATGTTAGTGTTTGTTTTAAGCTCCTGGTCTCTAGCAGCCAAGACTTACCTGTTAAAAACAGAAGTACAGGTAGAACCAATTTCCAAGGCCAGGTTAATAGAATTGTGGGTTCCCATTCCGCTTGAGGACAATTTTCAAAAAATTGAATCCATAAAAGTGAAAGCTCCTGGGCCTTATGAAATTATGAAGGAAAAAGAGTACGGCAACAAGTTTTTACACATGGCCTGGGAAAGTGCCTTGCCCAAAGGGGCCAAACTAGAAATAGAAGTAAAGTTAACTCGTCAAGAAGTTTCTCCCAGGCCTTGGAAAAAAGACATTCCCCTTCGTTTACTTTTGCCAGATCAGTTAGTTCCGGTAGAAACCTTTGAAAGCATGGCCAAAGAGATAGCCGGGGACAAAAAAGATCCGGTAGCCAAGCTTAGAGCCATATACGACTACGTGATAACCCACATGAAGTATCAAAAAACCGGCACCGGCTGGGGCCGAGGCGATGCTATCTGGGCCTGTAATAACCGCCGCGGAAATTGTACGGATTTTCACAGCCTGTTTATGGGCTTAGCCAGAGCTCAGGGCATTCCGGCTCTATTTCAGATGGGATTGCCTGTCCCTTCTAACGGGGGGTTAATTAAAGGCTATCACTGCTGGCTTTTAACTTTTCCTGACGGCATGCTTTACGGCATAGATGCTTCTGAAGCGGCTAAACATCCTGAAAAAAGAGAGTATTTCTTTGGTCACCTTTGTGATAGCCGCATAGCCCTTACCCAGGGACGCGATATTCTCCTTGCTCCAGCCCAACATGGGCCTAGATTAAATTTCATCTATAAGGCTTATCTAGAAGTGGATTTAAAGCCTTCTCCCAAAAAAGTTAAGACCACTTATAAGGTGGAAATAGTCAAATAA
- a CDS encoding DUF2934 domain-containing protein yields the protein MKKERILKKDWPTFLKQFNAEHQFRPVCILVGGHEVCRDMPFLGLVYEAKKKDVEVIVGGVNAEHTEHLIHTLRSPRAIYVLKENGEVKGIEVQSAKEDNLVIEFIGSPEEAQRMKKELIEKIAYEIYLKRGQEPGKALDDWLEAEKIVEKAAKMYV from the coding sequence ATGAAAAAAGAAAGAATTCTCAAAAAAGATTGGCCTACATTTTTAAAGCAGTTCAACGCGGAACACCAGTTTCGGCCAGTTTGTATCTTGGTAGGTGGCCATGAAGTTTGCCGAGATATGCCCTTTTTGGGTTTAGTATATGAAGCCAAAAAGAAAGACGTAGAAGTTATTGTAGGTGGGGTTAACGCAGAACATACAGAACACCTTATTCATACTTTACGCTCTCCGAGAGCTATATACGTACTCAAAGAAAATGGTGAAGTGAAAGGAATTGAAGTACAGTCGGCTAAAGAAGACAATCTCGTTATTGAATTTATTGGTTCACCTGAAGAAGCCCAAAGAATGAAAAAAGAACTAATCGAAAAAATTGCGTACGAAATATACCTCAAACGTGGCCAGGAACCAGGCAAAGCCCTTGATGACTGGCTTGAGGCTGAAAAAATCGTAGAAAAAGCAGCCAAAATGTATGTTTAA
- a CDS encoding FAD-dependent oxidoreductase, with protein MKERIVVIGAVAAGPRAACRVKRLNPDAEVIMIDKDDLISYGGCGIPYYVSGDIPDEKELRLTAFKMLKDEKFFENAKGVHTLTKTLATKIDREKKVVHVKYLDSGKEDTLPYDKLVLATGASPFLLPIPGRDLDGVFAVSNLHSAIEIKNRLARGEVGKVVIIGAGAIGLEMAEAFKDLWGVEVTVLEYFSQPLPRLLDPPLARIVAQHLKEKEVKLVVNARTKKIEGKDGKVVAVITEDGRYKCDLVIMATGVRPNSQLAREAGLAVSPLTGGIIVNERLQTSDPDIYAGGDCVEITHLISGKKMVLSSGALANRHGRIIGTNLAGGTETFRGAVGTFVMKCFDLAIASCGLSYEVAKLEKFKTFYALHSQPERAHYYPGAGPIFVEIVADERDRRVLGFQAVGPMTDGAMARVNAVAKILEFKPRLEDTAYMELAYAPPFNSALDPINVVSMVANNLADGLFKPIELDEVFKRLKENDPNTIFIDVRTEGEAAPFMEKYPGRWIFIPYDQVRFNIDKIPRDKEIVLICNTSMRAYEAARVLYAAGYEKVYVPLGGMNFVRRWSWLD; from the coding sequence ATGAAAGAAAGAATAGTAGTAATTGGAGCGGTGGCGGCTGGCCCGAGAGCTGCTTGCCGAGTTAAGAGGCTAAACCCCGATGCTGAAGTAATCATGATAGATAAAGACGACCTCATTTCCTACGGAGGCTGTGGAATTCCTTATTATGTTTCTGGAGATATCCCTGATGAAAAAGAGTTGCGTCTTACAGCTTTTAAAATGTTAAAAGATGAAAAATTTTTTGAAAACGCCAAAGGAGTCCATACTCTTACAAAAACATTAGCTACCAAAATAGACCGTGAAAAAAAAGTAGTTCACGTAAAATATCTTGATTCTGGTAAAGAGGATACCCTTCCCTATGATAAACTAGTTTTAGCTACAGGGGCCTCTCCCTTTCTTTTACCTATTCCTGGGCGTGATCTTGACGGAGTTTTTGCTGTCTCAAACCTTCACTCCGCCATAGAGATAAAGAATCGTTTGGCCAGAGGGGAAGTGGGCAAAGTGGTAATTATTGGGGCAGGGGCCATAGGCCTTGAGATGGCCGAGGCCTTTAAAGACCTGTGGGGAGTAGAGGTCACAGTGCTCGAATACTTTAGTCAGCCTTTGCCACGTTTGCTTGACCCCCCTCTAGCCCGTATAGTGGCTCAGCACCTGAAAGAAAAAGAAGTAAAACTAGTGGTTAATGCCCGTACCAAAAAGATTGAAGGCAAAGACGGAAAAGTAGTGGCTGTAATCACCGAAGACGGTCGTTACAAATGTGACCTGGTTATCATGGCCACAGGGGTTCGCCCTAATTCTCAGCTGGCCCGTGAAGCAGGGCTAGCAGTATCACCTCTAACCGGAGGTATAATCGTAAACGAACGCTTGCAAACTTCTGACCCTGATATCTATGCCGGTGGTGATTGTGTAGAAATAACCCATCTTATATCTGGCAAGAAGATGGTTCTCTCCTCAGGAGCGCTAGCCAATCGTCACGGCCGTATAATTGGCACGAATTTAGCTGGAGGCACAGAAACTTTTCGCGGAGCAGTGGGAACCTTTGTAATGAAATGTTTTGACCTGGCTATTGCCAGCTGTGGTCTATCTTATGAAGTGGCTAAATTAGAAAAATTTAAGACCTTTTATGCCCTACATAGTCAGCCAGAAAGAGCCCATTATTATCCAGGGGCAGGTCCTATTTTCGTAGAAATAGTAGCAGACGAAAGAGATCGCCGGGTTTTAGGATTTCAGGCCGTAGGCCCGATGACTGACGGGGCCATGGCTCGGGTAAACGCTGTGGCCAAAATTCTTGAGTTTAAACCGCGTCTTGAAGATACTGCTTACATGGAACTTGCTTACGCTCCTCCGTTCAATTCGGCCCTTGATCCTATAAACGTGGTTTCCATGGTGGCTAATAACTTGGCTGATGGTTTATTTAAACCTATAGAGCTTGACGAAGTATTTAAGCGTCTAAAAGAAAACGACCCGAATACCATTTTTATAGACGTAAGAACTGAAGGCGAAGCAGCTCCTTTCATGGAAAAATATCCCGGACGCTGGATTTTTATTCCTTATGATCAAGTAAGGTTCAATATCGACAAGATACCAAGAGACAAAGAGATTGTACTTATTTGCAATACTTCTATGAGGGCTTATGAAGCGGCACGAGTACTTTATGCGGCAGGTTATGAAAAAGTTTATGTGCCTCTTGGAGGAATGAACTTTGTAAGACGTTGGAGCTGGTTAGATTAA
- the smpB gene encoding SsrA-binding protein SmpB has translation MEKTVCTNKKARHLYDIEETIEAGMVLLGPEVKSLRLGRANLADSFARIKDGEVYLYNVHISPYPFSREAQVLDPTRTRKLLLKKQEIRRLLGKVQQKGYTLIPLRIYFRDGKAKVELALAKGKKVYDRRETIRRRDVERELRRRYKGRIK, from the coding sequence ATGGAAAAGACAGTTTGCACCAACAAAAAGGCTCGGCACCTTTATGACATTGAAGAAACCATTGAAGCGGGCATGGTGCTCCTTGGGCCAGAGGTAAAATCTTTAAGGCTTGGGCGGGCTAATTTGGCTGATAGTTTTGCCCGTATAAAAGATGGCGAAGTATATCTTTACAACGTCCATATCAGTCCTTATCCTTTTAGTCGTGAGGCGCAGGTGCTTGACCCGACGCGCACACGCAAGCTCCTTTTAAAGAAACAGGAGATAAGACGGCTCCTTGGCAAGGTACAGCAAAAAGGTTATACTCTAATTCCTTTAAGGATTTATTTTCGGGATGGTAAAGCCAAGGTAGAGTTAGCCTTAGCCAAGGGAAAGAAGGTTTATGACCGGCGCGAAACCATACGCCGCCGGGATGTTGAGCGCGAGCTAAGGCGCCGTTACAAAGGGCGTATAAAATAA
- a CDS encoding DUF3343 domain-containing protein: MKVILLFPSIHYVLKAEKILKKEGVNLDLVPVPKEISSDCGMALEIKKDDLPLALKTLASKNLKPSSCQEKTPQGYQEVIL; encoded by the coding sequence ATGAAGGTTATCTTGCTCTTTCCTTCTATTCATTACGTTTTAAAAGCAGAAAAAATCCTTAAAAAAGAGGGCGTAAACCTTGATTTAGTACCTGTTCCCAAAGAAATAAGCAGTGATTGCGGCATGGCGCTTGAGATAAAAAAAGACGACCTTCCTTTAGCTTTGAAAACACTTGCCTCCAAGAATCTTAAACCTTCTTCCTGCCAAGAAAAGACTCCGCAAGGGTATCAAGAAGTTATCCTCTAG
- a CDS encoding tRNA 2-thiocytidine(32) synthetase TtcA encodes MPSRSSRKLYPRIKRLIGRAIHRYDLLAEGDRVLLGLSGGEDSLVLLAFLAEWRRKTPFKWELLAIHLDMGFEAPEDHQQKIEALAKYCENLEVPFKVEFTNYGKMALEAKEKKVSPCFVCSWFRRKHLFKLAGAEGYNKIAFGHHKDDIIVTFFLNMCYHGELATMLPKQEMFKGELYIIRPMTFVEKKLISAYAKAENLPVFPNPCPLSAETRRAKMERFLNEKLYPENPKFKGNIFHAIFNCNPEYLPKW; translated from the coding sequence ATGCCAAGCCGAAGTAGCCGAAAGCTTTATCCTCGTATAAAACGCCTTATTGGCCGAGCTATCCATCGCTATGACCTCTTAGCTGAGGGAGACCGGGTTCTTCTTGGCCTTTCTGGGGGAGAAGATAGCCTTGTTCTATTGGCCTTCCTGGCAGAATGGCGGCGCAAGACCCCTTTTAAGTGGGAACTTTTGGCCATTCATCTGGACATGGGCTTTGAAGCTCCGGAAGACCACCAGCAAAAAATTGAAGCCCTGGCCAAATATTGTGAAAACTTAGAAGTTCCTTTTAAGGTAGAATTCACCAATTATGGAAAAATGGCCCTTGAGGCCAAGGAGAAAAAAGTTTCTCCCTGTTTTGTTTGTTCCTGGTTCAGACGAAAACATCTTTTCAAGCTGGCAGGAGCTGAAGGGTACAACAAAATTGCCTTTGGTCACCACAAAGACGACATTATCGTAACTTTTTTTCTCAATATGTGTTATCACGGAGAATTAGCCACCATGCTTCCCAAGCAGGAGATGTTTAAAGGGGAACTTTACATTATTCGGCCTATGACCTTTGTGGAAAAAAAGTTGATTTCAGCTTACGCCAAAGCCGAAAACTTGCCTGTTTTCCCCAACCCCTGCCCTCTCAGCGCTGAAACCAGACGCGCCAAGATGGAACGTTTTTTAAACGAAAAACTCTATCCCGAAAATCCTAAATTTAAAGGCAATATCTTCCACGCCATTTTTAATTGCAATCCAGAATATTTGCCCAAGTGGTAG
- a CDS encoding molybdopterin-dependent oxidoreductase: MKRRTFLKIAGVTCLIGPVLKVQQAMGDMLLRPVLIWDSERCIRCRACMAACQMAHQLAPEETFMKVHLQEEGKYPEVKLSFKQEICKQCQEAPCLEVCPEGALKRHKTGVILVDKALCKGDGACVEACPYNGIKVFRGKAHKCDLCLELISQKEIPRCVAVCPSGALIFGDLYHPEGALAALLANNKSLAKELHQYQRAEIKNQTKELPWVKTEGARLNPGERLVTTVCLACNARCGLRIRVKDEKIVRVEGNPYHPYNRAGEPIPYETPLKDSFKETAGICAKPLFDNDYLNNPYRLKVPLKRNGPRGSGKFKPISWSQLIYEIANGGRLFEDLGDQRHYPGLKEVLSDKPIDPKAPELGPKRNQLVWITGRSQGGRKHFIKRFVNKSVGSINYIGHTDICGLGFRMGNFAFSNGKQVEFKADLWNSKYVLVFGANLYAALQPGPTTAGSVFARRAAEKNLKFVIIDPRAHEALAAADEWIPIKPGKDGALALGLLSVLLKEKLFDTSFLALTNLKAAKKEGRNVFTNATHLVITEGPEAGRFLKVKDLQGLSGQPEEPVVVDKKGVLRPASEVTRATLSWEGTYKGFKLKTAFKLLEESVFAHDLDFYARESGVSRETIERLAKEFASHAPYSAAFAYHGGGNYVGGAYASYAVALLNALAGNVNRVGGYLCAGGGAAKWQTGCYNLKSFPGAHKPRGVKISREKASYEKTSEFKRQGYPSKLPWFPFTKGGLSVSALAGIDQAYPYPIKVLFTYFYNPVYTTPGGRRFIKTFTDHDKVPLHVSIDVTVNETNIYADYIVPDITYLEGQYGFLNPHAPAQKFTAVRTPVLSPKTEKTPDGRPYCLETFLIDLAKYLKLPGFGPGAIKGKDGAFSLDKAEDYYLRGIANLAVNAEVSKASYEEKAFVEANYPIAAYKSLLSEDEWLWVCTVLARGGVFLPPQAAFDSQGNLKKGIPQVCIWNEKMARSKNSLNGKNFWGTTRYEVAQNAAGKTLSELEADYPLFLISHKTALHTQSRTICYRQALAYEGEPLLLLNPEDAKSLGLEDNSLVKVCSSSFKEGVLARIKLSPRVRPGIVAYPFHYGHTQHGASELEIIKGEKVLLGGAKIFKNGRVTPDNLRKRGFNPNVLSYLDSSLFDLPLVDILGGIPDFSSTRVSLTPVK, from the coding sequence ATGAAAAGAAGAACTTTTCTTAAGATTGCTGGCGTGACCTGTTTAATTGGACCGGTCTTAAAAGTTCAGCAGGCAATGGGGGATATGCTTTTGAGGCCTGTTCTTATATGGGACTCAGAACGTTGTATCAGATGTAGGGCCTGTATGGCTGCCTGTCAGATGGCCCACCAGCTGGCCCCTGAAGAAACTTTTATGAAAGTGCATCTTCAAGAGGAAGGGAAATATCCAGAGGTTAAACTCTCTTTTAAGCAAGAAATATGTAAACAATGTCAAGAAGCTCCCTGCCTTGAAGTGTGTCCAGAAGGAGCCTTAAAGCGCCATAAAACCGGGGTGATATTGGTAGATAAGGCCCTATGTAAGGGAGATGGAGCCTGTGTAGAAGCCTGCCCTTATAACGGAATAAAAGTTTTTAGAGGCAAAGCCCATAAATGCGATTTATGTCTTGAACTTATCAGCCAGAAAGAGATTCCGCGGTGTGTAGCGGTCTGCCCTTCAGGAGCACTAATTTTTGGTGACCTTTACCATCCAGAAGGGGCTTTGGCGGCGCTTTTAGCTAATAATAAATCTCTCGCTAAAGAATTGCACCAATATCAGCGTGCCGAGATTAAAAATCAAACTAAAGAACTCCCTTGGGTCAAAACAGAGGGAGCCAGACTAAACCCAGGCGAACGCCTGGTAACCACGGTATGTCTGGCCTGTAACGCCCGCTGTGGCCTGAGGATCAGAGTAAAAGACGAAAAAATCGTCCGTGTTGAAGGAAACCCTTATCATCCTTACAACAGAGCGGGAGAGCCGATTCCTTACGAAACACCTTTGAAAGATTCTTTTAAAGAAACAGCTGGTATCTGCGCCAAGCCCCTTTTTGATAACGATTATCTCAACAATCCTTATCGCCTAAAAGTTCCCCTTAAAAGAAACGGCCCTCGCGGCTCTGGTAAATTCAAACCTATTTCCTGGAGCCAGCTTATTTACGAAATAGCAAATGGGGGCCGGCTTTTTGAAGATTTAGGAGACCAGCGCCATTACCCTGGCTTAAAAGAAGTTCTTTCTGATAAGCCTATTGACCCGAAGGCACCAGAGCTAGGGCCAAAACGCAATCAACTGGTTTGGATAACTGGACGTTCTCAAGGGGGGCGCAAACATTTCATTAAACGTTTTGTTAACAAGTCCGTTGGCTCTATCAATTACATAGGACATACCGATATATGCGGTCTTGGTTTCAGGATGGGCAATTTTGCCTTCTCCAATGGCAAACAGGTAGAATTCAAGGCTGACTTATGGAATTCAAAATATGTTCTGGTATTTGGCGCTAATTTGTATGCGGCCCTCCAGCCTGGGCCTACCACGGCGGGAAGCGTTTTTGCCAGACGGGCCGCGGAAAAAAATCTCAAATTTGTAATCATTGATCCTCGTGCTCACGAAGCCTTAGCCGCCGCTGATGAGTGGATTCCTATTAAACCAGGGAAAGATGGTGCCCTGGCTTTGGGACTGCTTTCCGTTCTTCTTAAAGAGAAGCTTTTTGATACTTCTTTTCTCGCCCTTACCAACCTTAAAGCCGCCAAAAAAGAAGGACGAAATGTCTTTACCAATGCCACTCATCTGGTTATCACCGAGGGGCCTGAAGCCGGCCGCTTCTTGAAAGTTAAGGATCTGCAAGGGTTGTCTGGCCAACCTGAAGAGCCTGTAGTTGTAGATAAAAAAGGGGTATTAAGACCTGCCTCAGAGGTAACTCGTGCCACTCTTTCCTGGGAGGGCACTTATAAAGGGTTTAAACTGAAAACAGCCTTCAAACTTCTTGAGGAAAGCGTTTTTGCCCATGACCTTGACTTTTACGCTCGCGAAAGTGGAGTTTCCAGAGAAACCATTGAGCGTTTAGCTAAAGAGTTTGCCAGCCATGCTCCTTATAGTGCCGCTTTTGCCTATCATGGTGGCGGAAACTACGTTGGAGGAGCATACGCCAGCTACGCCGTAGCCCTACTTAATGCCTTAGCGGGAAATGTTAATCGAGTAGGCGGCTATCTTTGTGCCGGAGGAGGGGCGGCTAAATGGCAAACGGGTTGCTACAATCTTAAATCCTTTCCCGGTGCTCATAAGCCCAGAGGCGTAAAAATATCTCGCGAGAAAGCCTCTTACGAAAAGACCAGTGAATTTAAACGTCAGGGTTATCCTTCTAAACTCCCCTGGTTTCCTTTTACCAAAGGTGGACTTTCGGTTTCAGCCCTGGCAGGTATAGATCAGGCTTATCCGTATCCCATCAAAGTGCTTTTTACTTATTTTTACAATCCCGTTTACACTACCCCTGGAGGAAGGCGTTTTATCAAAACCTTTACAGATCACGATAAAGTCCCTCTCCATGTTTCTATAGACGTTACGGTAAACGAAACCAATATTTACGCAGATTATATCGTCCCTGATATAACTTATCTGGAAGGCCAGTATGGATTTTTAAACCCTCATGCTCCGGCGCAAAAGTTTACTGCTGTTCGCACGCCAGTTCTTTCTCCAAAAACAGAAAAGACCCCTGATGGCCGCCCTTACTGTCTGGAAACTTTTTTAATTGATCTGGCCAAATATCTGAAATTACCTGGCTTCGGCCCCGGAGCCATCAAAGGAAAAGATGGGGCTTTCTCCCTTGATAAGGCTGAAGACTACTACTTAAGGGGAATAGCTAATCTGGCTGTAAATGCCGAAGTAAGCAAGGCTTCTTATGAAGAAAAGGCCTTTGTAGAAGCCAACTATCCCATAGCTGCTTATAAAAGCCTTTTGTCAGAAGACGAATGGTTATGGGTTTGTACTGTTTTGGCCAGAGGAGGTGTTTTCTTGCCGCCTCAAGCGGCGTTTGATAGCCAAGGCAATCTGAAAAAAGGCATCCCGCAAGTTTGTATATGGAATGAAAAAATGGCCCGTAGCAAAAATTCCTTAAACGGCAAGAATTTCTGGGGCACAACACGTTATGAAGTAGCCCAAAACGCTGCCGGTAAAACATTGTCCGAGTTAGAGGCAGATTATCCGTTATTTCTTATCAGCCATAAAACAGCCCTCCATACCCAATCACGGACTATTTGTTATCGTCAGGCCCTTGCCTATGAAGGAGAGCCTCTACTTTTGTTAAACCCTGAGGACGCCAAGTCTTTAGGCCTTGAAGATAACTCGCTAGTTAAGGTTTGTTCCAGTTCTTTTAAGGAAGGTGTCTTAGCTCGTATAAAATTGTCTCCGCGTGTAAGGCCAGGAATTGTAGCCTATCCCTTTCACTACGGACATACCCAGCATGGAGCCTCGGAACTAGAAATTATTAAAGGCGAAAAAGTCCTTCTGGGAGGAGCAAAGATATTTAAAAATGGCCGAGTAACCCCGGATAATTTGCGAAAAAGAGGCTTTAACCCCAATGTTTTGAGCTATCTTGATTCCAGCCTGTTTGATTTGCCCTTAGTAGATATTTTGGGAGGGATTCCCGATTTTAGCAGCACAAGAGTTTCTTTAACTCCAGTCAAATAA